A genomic region of Candidatus Paceibacterota bacterium contains the following coding sequences:
- a CDS encoding pyrimidine dimer DNA glycosylase/endonuclease V, whose translation MRVWDIHPKHLCRKHLLGEHRELHGLWNILTKHGGKGGYSQHPETKRWVGKTRALFGRHQALVKEMEKRGYKHQSLLDRKLAKGKGGQIVFINTIKEQRVILRNKPCECFALHHRSK comes from the coding sequence ATGCGCGTCTGGGACATACACCCAAAACATTTATGCAGAAAGCACCTGCTGGGAGAACACCGGGAGCTTCATGGTCTTTGGAATATTTTGACCAAACACGGCGGTAAGGGCGGGTATTCTCAGCATCCGGAAACTAAAAGGTGGGTAGGGAAAACTCGCGCGCTTTTTGGTAGACATCAAGCGTTGGTAAAAGAGATGGAGAAGCGAGGCTATAAGCATCAGTCATTGCTTGATAGGAAACTTGCAAAAGGTAAAGGTGGTCAAATTGTTTTTATAAATACCATCAAGGAGCAAAGAGTGATATTGAGAAACAAGCCTTGCGAGTGCTTTGCTCTGCATCATCGGAGTAAGTGA
- a CDS encoding His/Gly/Thr/Pro-type tRNA ligase C-terminal domain-containing protein codes for MKKQASAKKKTSKSAKKSTEKEIYLEGKMDTPAEVAVYYGFKTTTDPIIKKDDIAKAKGLEESDPRKGADGPRFPLEERVAIMRTFAEKNWGAENPPVSIFYRTPLPGEKKSTKAGSKHVSFGLEIMGTTKSIAEALILETVIAILKEEGFENLHIEINSLGNSDSATKFSRELTAYYRKHLGDLSAGCRQAFKDGAFEVLGCNSHDCCLKLTESAPRAVSFLNETDRIHFQEILEFLESTGVSYQINNSLVGNRNFETGTIFEIREDGNDRSKPPLAYGARYEGLARKLGARRDIPSVGISVSYERKNKSAGTNHRIKKPKVFYIQLGFEAKRKSLGVIELLRHAKIPVYQSISRDRLGSQFAAAEKMGVPYIMIMGQKEAVENSVIVRNLANRSQETVPIADLPKYLRKI; via the coding sequence ATGAAAAAACAAGCTTCAGCCAAAAAGAAAACTTCTAAATCTGCCAAGAAAAGCACCGAGAAAGAAATTTATCTCGAAGGCAAAATGGATACACCGGCTGAGGTTGCCGTTTATTACGGTTTCAAAACCACTACCGACCCGATCATCAAAAAGGACGACATCGCCAAGGCTAAGGGTCTGGAAGAATCCGACCCGCGCAAAGGCGCCGACGGCCCGCGCTTCCCGCTTGAAGAACGCGTGGCAATCATGCGAACTTTTGCCGAGAAAAACTGGGGCGCCGAAAATCCGCCAGTTTCAATCTTTTACCGCACGCCTCTGCCGGGTGAAAAAAAGTCGACTAAAGCCGGCTCCAAACATGTGAGTTTCGGTTTGGAAATTATGGGCACCACCAAGAGCATCGCCGAGGCTTTGATTTTGGAAACTGTCATCGCTATTTTGAAAGAAGAGGGTTTTGAAAATCTCCACATTGAAATCAACAGTCTAGGCAACAGCGATTCGGCCACTAAATTTAGCCGAGAGCTTACCGCCTATTATCGCAAACACTTGGGTGACCTTTCGGCTGGTTGTCGGCAGGCTTTCAAAGACGGAGCTTTTGAGGTCTTGGGTTGCAACAGCCACGATTGCTGTTTGAAATTGACCGAGAGCGCCCCGCGAGCTGTGAGCTTTCTGAACGAAACCGACCGCATTCACTTCCAGGAAATTTTGGAGTTTCTCGAGAGCACCGGTGTCTCCTACCAAATCAACAACTCGCTCGTCGGCAATCGCAATTTTGAAACCGGCACAATTTTTGAAATTCGCGAAGACGGCAATGACCGCAGTAAACCACCCCTGGCCTACGGCGCGCGCTATGAGGGCTTGGCCAGAAAATTGGGCGCGAGACGGGACATTCCGAGTGTCGGCATCTCGGTAAGTTATGAAAGAAAAAACAAATCGGCCGGAACCAACCATCGAATCAAGAAGCCGAAAGTTTTTTACATCCAGCTCGGTTTTGAAGCCAAGCGCAAAAGCTTGGGCGTCATCGAACTTTTGCGCCACGCCAAAATTCCGGTTTACCAGTCTATCTCCCGCGACCGCCTTGGCAGTCAATTTGCCGCCGCCGAAAAAATGGGCGTTCCTTATATTATGATTATGGGCCAGAAAGAAGCCGTCGAAAACTCGGTCATTGTCCGCAATCTGGCCAACCGTTCGCAAGAAACTGTGCCAATCGCCGACTTGCCGAAATACCTGAGGAAAATCTAA
- a CDS encoding Type 1 glutamine amidotransferase-like domain-containing protein: MKIILASDLSFLLKYGYDLTGISKSEMKIGYVTTASKGARDITFFEKVKNVMRENKIPFEEIDIEGKSKDELLNFFKNKNVIHVEGGNTFYLLKAIRETGFAEVLKELLSVEKVYVGTSAGAYIMCPTIEVANWNETGRDRFGLTDFTALNYVPFVLKVHYKDEAENLVKEKMKTLKYPLRILRDGQGILINSSEEKFYGERSETILK; encoded by the coding sequence ATGAAAATCATTCTTGCTTCAGATTTAAGTTTTCTTTTGAAGTATGGTTACGACCTGACGGGCATTTCAAAATCAGAAATGAAAATCGGATATGTTACGACCGCCTCAAAAGGTGCGAGAGACATAACATTTTTTGAAAAAGTGAAAAATGTTATGCGAGAAAATAAAATCCCTTTTGAGGAAATAGATATTGAGGGAAAAAGTAAAGATGAGCTGTTAAACTTTTTCAAAAATAAAAATGTTATTCATGTCGAGGGTGGAAATACTTTTTATCTTCTAAAAGCAATCAGAGAAACTGGCTTTGCGGAAGTTTTGAAAGAATTATTAAGTGTGGAAAAAGTTTATGTCGGCACAAGTGCAGGAGCGTATATCATGTGTCCCACGATTGAAGTGGCAAACTGGAATGAAACAGGCAGAGACAGATTCGGTTTAACTGATTTTACGGCTTTGAATTATGTTCCATTTGTACTAAAAGTTCATTACAAAGATGAAGCGGAAAATTTGGTAAAAGAAAAAATGAAAACCCTAAAATATCCGCTTCGGATTTTAAGAGATGGACAAGGAATTTTGATCAATAGTAGCGAAGAAAAGTTCTATGGTGAACGGAGTGAAACCATTTTGAAATAA
- the ftsZ gene encoding cell division protein FtsZ gives MPQITPEVETFARIKVIGVGGSGKNAINHMVNSKVKGVEFIVINTDAQDLHHSLAKKKIHIGKNLTKGLGTGMNPELGKRAVEETKEEIQESLKGADMVFIAGGFGGGTGTGASPVVAKTAKELGALTVAVVTKPFFFEGIQRMRLAEQGLDELRKSVDAVIIIPNDRLLTSITKETTAKAAFAMCDEVLKQAVEGISDLITTPGIINTDFADVRAIMENAGSALMGVGTASGEKRAEEAAKAAINSPLLDISISGAKGVLFSIAGGDDLTMFEIQDAAKIITESIDPNAKVIFGTVKDEKLKKNELKITVIASGFPDAPGTKKSLFQAQGDEDNKRGKIFNVMSSPKKEESAAKVEEKKPAPAPTPAPAIEEDDDWGAVPAFLRRSKLK, from the coding sequence ATGCCCCAAATTACACCCGAAGTAGAAACTTTTGCCCGCATCAAAGTCATCGGCGTCGGCGGTTCCGGCAAGAACGCGATCAACCACATGGTGAACTCCAAGGTCAAAGGCGTTGAGTTTATCGTCATCAATACTGACGCGCAAGATTTACACCACTCGCTCGCCAAGAAAAAAATCCACATCGGCAAAAACTTGACCAAAGGATTGGGCACCGGCATGAATCCGGAATTGGGCAAGCGCGCTGTAGAGGAAACCAAGGAAGAAATTCAGGAATCCTTGAAAGGTGCGGATATGGTTTTCATCGCCGGAGGTTTCGGTGGTGGCACCGGCACCGGCGCTTCGCCGGTTGTGGCGAAGACTGCCAAGGAATTGGGCGCTCTCACTGTCGCCGTGGTCACCAAACCTTTCTTCTTTGAGGGCATCCAGCGAATGCGTTTGGCCGAACAGGGCTTGGATGAATTACGCAAATCGGTTGACGCCGTCATCATCATTCCAAACGACCGCCTACTCACCAGCATTACAAAAGAAACCACCGCCAAGGCCGCTTTCGCTATGTGCGATGAAGTTTTGAAACAAGCCGTCGAGGGCATTTCCGATTTGATTACCACCCCGGGTATCATCAACACCGACTTTGCCGACGTGCGCGCGATTATGGAAAATGCCGGCTCCGCTTTGATGGGCGTTGGCACCGCTTCCGGCGAAAAACGCGCCGAAGAAGCTGCCAAGGCCGCCATCAATTCCCCACTTTTGGATATTTCAATTTCTGGTGCCAAGGGTGTACTCTTCTCGATTGCCGGTGGCGACGATTTGACCATGTTTGAAATTCAGGATGCTGCCAAGATTATTACCGAATCAATCGACCCGAACGCCAAAGTTATCTTCGGAACCGTCAAAGACGAAAAGCTCAAGAAAAACGAACTCAAAATTACCGTCATTGCCTCCGGTTTTCCGGATGCCCCGGGCACCAAGAAAAGTCTGTTTCAAGCCCAAGGCGATGAAGACAATAAGCGTGGCAAAATTTTCAATGTCATGAGCTCGCCAAAGAAGGAGGAGTCGGCTGCGAAAGTCGAGGAGAAAAAGCCGGCTCCAGCACCAACTCCTGCCCCGGCAATTGAAGAAGATGATGATTGGGGCGCCGTGCCAGCTTTTCTAAGGAGAAGCAAACTAAAGTAA
- the ybeY gene encoding rRNA maturation RNase YbeY yields MKEATFNLNISKLVTGPAALKSAAGLPFEPIKNHVLGPKYQLNLNLITPAESKKLNLKYRAKNHSTDILSFPLSKDEGEIYLDLKTSATEAVKFDRPFENFLLFLFIHGLFHLKGLDHGAKMEKLEVTCRRHFQI; encoded by the coding sequence ATGAAGGAGGCGACCTTCAATCTCAATATTTCAAAGTTAGTTACGGGCCCCGCCGCGCTTAAGAGCGCGGCGGGGCTTCCCTTTGAGCCGATTAAAAATCATGTTTTGGGCCCGAAATACCAGCTTAACCTAAACCTCATCACTCCGGCCGAATCAAAAAAATTAAACTTGAAATATCGCGCGAAAAATCACTCAACCGACATTTTAAGCTTCCCGCTTTCCAAAGACGAGGGCGAAATTTATCTGGATTTGAAAACCAGCGCCACCGAAGCCGTCAAATTTGACCGGCCTTTTGAAAACTTTTTGCTTTTCCTTTTTATCCACGGACTTTTTCATCTCAAGGGCCTCGACCATGGCGCTAAAATGGAAAAATTGGAGGTGACCTGTCGCCGGCATTTCCAAATCTAA
- a CDS encoding NUDIX domain-containing protein, with amino-acid sequence MQEIHSAGGVVIGPKGEVLLVCQDGACWSLPKGPLEKSESAMDAAQRKIYEESGIEPEDLNYIKPLGTYQRYRTGSDGKEDVNTHKTIDMFLFRTQVDDLDPREPDISEARWFPKYEVIKYLTHPKDKEFFTSVLFDLP; translated from the coding sequence ATGCAAGAGATTCATAGTGCCGGCGGGGTAGTAATCGGCCCAAAAGGCGAAGTGCTTTTGGTTTGTCAGGACGGGGCTTGCTGGTCGTTACCCAAAGGCCCGCTTGAGAAATCTGAAAGCGCCATGGATGCGGCGCAAAGAAAGATTTATGAAGAATCCGGAATTGAGCCGGAGGATTTGAATTATATTAAACCGCTTGGGACCTATCAGCGCTACCGCACTGGCTCCGACGGGAAAGAGGATGTGAACACCCACAAGACTATCGATATGTTTCTTTTTCGGACTCAAGTCGATGATTTGGATCCCCGGGAGCCTGATATTAGCGAGGCCCGCTGGTTCCCGAAATATGAAGTGATAAAGTATCTGACTCATCCGAAAGACAAGGAGTTTTTCACCAGCGTGCTTTTTGATTTGCCGTGA
- a CDS encoding FAD-dependent oxidoreductase translates to MNPESNLYDLAIIGGGPAGVGAGVYASRKKLKTVLITKDFQGQSSVSEGIENWIGTIKISGADLAKSLENHLRAYADDTVDIKTGEFCSKIEKTDSGFKVATNKSSYEVKTVLITAGSRRRKLEAKGADKFEHNGITYCASCDGPLFAGQDVAVVGGGNAAFETVAQLAAYCKSVTLINRSENFRADPITVEKISKNPKVKILTNTVVVEAKGDKFLKSIILGNLISKKETGLPISGVFVEIGSVPNTDFSKDVVEHDQYNRIVVDPKNQESKTEGIWAAGDCTDGLYHQNNIAVGDAIKAVEDIYLHIHTR, encoded by the coding sequence ATGAATCCTGAATCAAATCTCTATGATCTGGCCATCATCGGTGGCGGTCCGGCCGGCGTCGGCGCCGGAGTTTACGCCTCCCGCAAAAAATTAAAGACTGTTTTGATTACCAAGGATTTCCAGGGTCAAAGCTCGGTCTCCGAGGGTATCGAAAATTGGATTGGCACCATCAAAATTTCCGGCGCTGATTTGGCCAAATCTCTCGAAAATCATCTGAGAGCTTACGCCGATGATACTGTCGACATTAAAACCGGTGAATTCTGCAGCAAAATCGAGAAAACCGATTCCGGCTTTAAAGTTGCCACCAACAAAAGCTCTTACGAAGTGAAAACCGTCCTCATTACCGCCGGCAGTCGACGGCGGAAGCTCGAAGCCAAGGGCGCCGACAAGTTTGAACACAACGGCATCACTTACTGTGCCTCCTGCGATGGCCCCCTTTTCGCCGGTCAGGATGTTGCCGTAGTTGGTGGTGGCAACGCCGCTTTTGAGACCGTGGCCCAACTCGCCGCCTACTGCAAATCTGTCACCCTGATCAATCGCAGTGAAAATTTTCGAGCCGATCCCATCACCGTTGAAAAAATTTCCAAAAATCCAAAGGTAAAAATCCTTACCAATACCGTGGTCGTCGAAGCCAAGGGCGACAAATTTCTAAAATCAATTATTCTGGGCAATTTGATTAGCAAAAAGGAGACCGGGCTACCGATTAGCGGAGTCTTTGTGGAAATCGGCAGTGTTCCCAACACCGATTTTTCAAAAGATGTTGTCGAGCACGACCAGTACAATCGAATCGTTGTCGATCCAAAAAACCAAGAATCAAAGACCGAAGGCATTTGGGCGGCCGGCGACTGTACCGACGGGCTCTATCACCAAAACAACATCGCGGTCGGCGACGCGATTAAAGCCGTCGAGGACATCTACCTCCACATTCACACCCGCTAG
- a CDS encoding VOC family protein, with protein MKIKGTDFVLYNVTDYERAVKFYRDVLGLKFVSEYGGYWGEFDAGNVVLAIHANKQPIKGGSAVALAVDDVDKFVKTLKDKGVKISEEPSETEVCFIATICDPDNNEIILHQRKDGTVG; from the coding sequence ATGAAAATAAAAGGAACTGATTTTGTTTTATACAATGTGACTGATTATGAGCGAGCGGTTAAGTTTTACCGTGATGTGTTGGGACTCAAATTTGTCAGCGAATATGGTGGATACTGGGGAGAGTTTGATGCCGGAAATGTTGTTCTGGCAATCCACGCAAACAAGCAACCAATCAAAGGCGGCTCAGCGGTAGCTTTGGCCGTTGATGATGTTGATAAATTTGTCAAAACCCTGAAGGATAAAGGAGTAAAAATCAGCGAGGAGCCGAGCGAGACTGAAGTGTGTTTTATAGCTACGATTTGCGACCCGGACAATAATGAGATTATTCTCCATCAGAGAAAAGATGGAACTGTAGGCTGA
- a CDS encoding AAA family ATPase encodes MKYIFITGTPNSGKSTLAKKTAELIGGIHVDIDSWREELWQNKETRPWVDFFSNQDEKEYWNTTAPEQDWQNLVNQSEAFWPVILEKIKKIIATGRPAAFEAVNILPHLAKRDLPFDGIVLLNTSSDELLERLRARPRWGATEELQKIEALRFVEQAEFYKREAEKYEYKFFNNSREAEEYLSRLK; translated from the coding sequence ATGAAATACATATTTATCACCGGCACTCCAAATTCAGGAAAAAGTACGTTGGCCAAGAAAACTGCGGAGTTGATTGGAGGAATACATGTTGATATTGATAGTTGGCGAGAGGAGTTATGGCAAAATAAGGAGACCCGACCTTGGGTTGATTTCTTTTCTAATCAAGATGAAAAAGAATATTGGAATACAACAGCGCCCGAACAAGATTGGCAGAATCTCGTGAATCAGTCAGAAGCATTTTGGCCGGTCATCTTGGAAAAAATTAAAAAAATAATAGCGACAGGCCGTCCAGCCGCATTTGAAGCTGTGAATATTCTGCCACATCTGGCCAAGCGAGATTTGCCTTTTGACGGAATTGTTTTGCTAAACACTTCCTCTGATGAACTCCTGGAAAGGCTTAGGGCCAGGCCTCGCTGGGGCGCGACTGAAGAATTGCAGAAAATTGAGGCTCTTCGGTTCGTCGAGCAGGCAGAATTTTATAAAAGGGAAGCCGAGAAGTACGAATATAAATTTTTTAACAACAGCCGAGAGGCCGAGGAATACCTGTCGCGCTTAAAATAA
- a CDS encoding MFS transporter, whose protein sequence is MENKKRFLNVHPDVLKLGVVSFLTDISSEAIFSVFSIFFTIVAGASTALLGLIEGLSDFSASSLDYFTGWLSDKSGKRKPLALFGYGFSALAKVGLLFGSSVSALSAFRVVERLGKSFRGPPKDAWLSAVAEPANRGYAFGLHKAMDKTGAILGPLIAYFLLLSLGQGLGTFRLIFLIAVIGAVLSVVVLAMMKDQPGVPHERENIFKAWKDLSRGFKLYLIPSGIFSLAYFSFGFLLLRAYDLGFEIKDVTLLFALFNISFVIFSVPVGKLGDWLGRKYIIALGYGIYILMSLGFVFATDKWQVIVLFLLFGLFYTIDEAQSKAFISDLETDRRATAIGMSNFVNGIIYLPASAIAGMLWVFGPAYAFGFAAGVALLAMIVFVIMLPKILNGPVRA, encoded by the coding sequence ATGGAAAACAAGAAAAGATTTTTGAATGTTCATCCTGATGTCTTGAAGCTTGGGGTGGTTAGCTTTCTGACCGATATCAGTTCCGAAGCGATTTTTTCGGTTTTTTCAATATTTTTCACTATCGTCGCCGGTGCCTCGACGGCGCTCCTCGGTCTAATTGAGGGCCTGTCGGACTTCTCGGCCTCGTCTCTGGATTATTTTACTGGCTGGCTATCTGACAAGTCGGGGAAACGAAAGCCGTTGGCGCTTTTCGGGTATGGCTTCTCGGCCTTGGCCAAAGTGGGGCTCTTGTTTGGCAGTTCGGTCTCCGCGCTTTCGGCTTTTCGGGTAGTGGAGCGCCTGGGTAAAAGTTTTCGGGGGCCGCCAAAGGACGCCTGGCTTTCGGCGGTGGCTGAACCGGCCAATCGGGGTTATGCTTTCGGCTTGCATAAAGCCATGGACAAGACCGGAGCAATTCTCGGTCCGCTCATTGCCTACTTCCTGTTGTTGTCGTTGGGTCAAGGCTTGGGCACTTTCCGTCTAATTTTTTTGATTGCTGTCATTGGCGCCGTGCTTTCGGTTGTCGTCTTGGCCATGATGAAGGATCAGCCGGGAGTGCCTCACGAACGAGAAAATATTTTCAAGGCCTGGAAAGATTTGAGTCGGGGATTCAAGCTTTATCTTATCCCGTCCGGAATTTTCTCTCTGGCCTATTTCAGTTTCGGTTTCCTTTTGCTTCGTGCCTATGACCTTGGTTTTGAAATTAAGGATGTCACTTTGCTTTTTGCGCTGTTCAACATCTCTTTTGTGATTTTCTCGGTGCCGGTCGGGAAGTTGGGGGATTGGCTGGGTCGGAAATACATTATTGCTCTTGGCTACGGTATTTACATTTTAATGTCCCTCGGTTTTGTCTTCGCGACAGACAAGTGGCAAGTGATCGTTTTGTTTTTGTTGTTCGGACTCTTTTACACGATTGATGAAGCGCAGAGCAAAGCTTTTATCTCGGATTTAGAGACTGACCGACGCGCCACGGCGATTGGGATGTCGAATTTTGTAAACGGCATTATTTACTTGCCAGCTTCGGCAATTGCCGGAATGCTTTGGGTGTTTGGCCCGGCCTACGCCTTCGGGTTTGCGGCCGGCGTAGCTTTGTTGGCGATGATTGTCTTTGTCATTATGTTGCCGAAGATTTTAAACGGCCCAGTTCGGGCCTGA
- the ftsA gene encoding cell division protein FtsA, translating to MARKIAVGIDIGSYQIKVVVAEHLKDKPNPQILGMGYAESRGLRHGYIISLSDAARSLRVAIEQAEKTAKIKIRKAFVSVGGIGLGSVTSQASVVVSKADSEITELDVKKVLEQSERDIPASQSANRKILHTIPLQYKVDGKPVLGRPHGMRGSKLEVRTLFITSLEQHLNDLIQAVAEAGVDVEDVMAAPLAASLVTLSKQQKIAGCVLANIGSETVSIAIFENNIPISLDVFPIGSTDITNDIALGLKISLEDAEKLKVGTDGEIQYPRKKLEEIILARLSDIFDLIEAHLKKVGRSGLLPAGIIITGGGSGITTIEDLAKAALKLPSRIGTLSFGAHLGDHIKDATWSVAYGLCIWGLTTSDDASLGTKMIKQGGGDLMKMIQRFLP from the coding sequence ATGGCGCGCAAAATCGCAGTCGGCATTGACATCGGGTCATATCAAATCAAAGTGGTAGTGGCCGAACACCTGAAGGATAAACCAAATCCTCAAATTTTAGGCATGGGTTACGCCGAGAGTCGGGGCCTTAGACACGGCTACATCATCAGCCTAAGCGACGCCGCCAGAAGTCTGCGTGTCGCGATTGAACAGGCCGAGAAAACTGCCAAAATAAAAATTCGCAAAGCTTTCGTTTCGGTTGGAGGCATCGGTCTTGGCAGTGTGACGTCCCAGGCTTCGGTCGTGGTTTCCAAAGCCGATTCCGAAATTACCGAGCTTGATGTTAAGAAGGTTTTGGAACAAAGCGAACGCGATATTCCGGCTTCACAATCAGCCAACCGGAAAATTTTGCACACCATTCCCCTGCAATACAAAGTCGACGGTAAACCGGTTTTGGGAAGGCCACATGGTATGCGTGGGAGCAAACTTGAAGTCCGAACTCTCTTCATCACTTCACTTGAACAGCATTTGAATGATTTGATTCAGGCCGTCGCCGAGGCCGGTGTTGATGTCGAAGATGTTATGGCTGCCCCGCTTGCGGCCAGTCTGGTCACCCTTTCCAAACAGCAAAAAATTGCCGGCTGCGTCCTTGCCAACATCGGTTCCGAAACTGTCTCAATCGCTATTTTTGAAAACAACATTCCAATCTCGCTCGATGTTTTTCCCATTGGCTCGACCGACATTACCAACGATATTGCTCTGGGTCTAAAAATTTCTCTCGAAGACGCCGAGAAATTGAAAGTCGGCACTGACGGCGAAATCCAGTACCCGCGCAAGAAATTGGAGGAAATTATTTTGGCCAGACTTTCCGACATTTTTGACCTCATCGAAGCTCACTTGAAAAAAGTTGGTCGTAGTGGCCTTCTGCCGGCCGGTATTATCATCACCGGTGGCGGTTCAGGAATTACTACCATCGAGGACTTGGCCAAGGCCGCTCTTAAATTGCCATCGCGAATCGGCACCCTAAGTTTTGGCGCCCACCTTGGCGACCATATCAAAGATGCGACTTGGTCAGTGGCCTACGGTCTTTGCATTTGGGGACTCACCACAAGCGACGACGCCTCGCTCGGCACCAAAATGATCAAACAGGGCGGTGGCGATTTGATGAAAATGATTCAGAGATTTTTGCCATAA
- a CDS encoding helix-turn-helix domain-containing protein: protein MTNKYIQKIKEFRLKKGLSQEQVAQAIGVSRPTYTAIEAGKKQNLDLDEAQKLANFFGIGLNELVSGTIENVEKYKQMILAYLRMNLSISRNGRVTKTKLAKLLYFADFAWFYDHLESMSGMQYKKFAYGPVPDTFFRVLDELEEDGKINIERKKEDGKDVFLITESESNKNEKITTISAEERKLMERIAKKWRGKNTQDIVTFTHNQFPYTVCRDNEVIPYELITQEDADKVY from the coding sequence ATGACCAACAAGTATATACAAAAAATTAAGGAATTTCGTCTTAAAAAAGGTCTTTCTCAGGAACAAGTCGCGCAAGCTATCGGGGTCTCCCGCCCGACGTATACGGCAATTGAAGCTGGGAAAAAACAGAATCTCGATCTTGATGAGGCTCAAAAGCTTGCTAACTTTTTTGGAATCGGCTTGAACGAGCTAGTCTCTGGAACAATAGAAAATGTTGAGAAATATAAGCAGATGATACTTGCTTACCTTAGGATGAACCTTTCAATTTCTAGAAATGGAAGGGTTACAAAGACTAAGCTTGCCAAACTTCTTTATTTTGCAGATTTTGCGTGGTTCTATGACCATCTAGAAAGTATGAGTGGAATGCAATATAAAAAATTTGCCTACGGTCCGGTGCCCGATACTTTTTTTCGTGTTCTCGATGAGTTGGAGGAAGATGGAAAAATTAATATTGAAAGGAAGAAAGAGGACGGAAAGGATGTTTTCTTAATTACGGAATCGGAAAGTAATAAAAATGAGAAAATTACAACTATCTCTGCCGAGGAAAGGAAGTTGATGGAGAGGATTGCCAAAAAATGGAGAGGCAAAAACACTCAAGATATTGTTACTTTTACGCACAATCAATTTCCTTACACTGTTTGTCGAGATAATGAAGTGATACCTTATGAATTGATAACCCAGGAAGACGCCGATAAGGTGTACTGA
- a CDS encoding YbaK/EbsC family protein translates to MEIKLGTLSFLSAATHKDLLANSTAQTLLALPQQGAVGVVEIDPSFSDTAQFCQKYKNEAGIVANCVILEAKRAEKVWYAACVILSNTRADVNGLARRTLDARKVSFAPMELAVEKTRMEYGGICPIGLPNDWPILIDKAVADLDYVIIGSGIRKSKIAVPGEILASLPNAQILVGLGQSK, encoded by the coding sequence ATGGAAATTAAATTAGGCACACTAAGTTTTCTTTCAGCTGCCACACACAAGGATTTACTAGCCAATTCTACCGCTCAAACGCTGTTAGCTTTGCCGCAACAGGGGGCGGTGGGTGTGGTAGAGATTGACCCGTCATTTTCTGATACAGCTCAATTCTGTCAAAAATATAAAAATGAAGCCGGAATAGTAGCTAATTGTGTGATTCTAGAGGCGAAACGAGCCGAAAAAGTTTGGTACGCAGCTTGTGTGATTTTAAGTAATACTCGAGCGGATGTGAATGGCTTGGCTAGACGGACTTTGGATGCCCGCAAGGTTTCCTTTGCCCCAATGGAACTTGCGGTAGAAAAAACTCGCATGGAGTATGGTGGAATTTGTCCAATTGGGTTGCCGAATGACTGGCCGATTTTGATTGATAAAGCTGTGGCAGATTTAGACTACGTAATTATCGGGAGCGGGATTAGAAAATCGAAAATTGCAGTTCCGGGGGAAATTCTTGCTTCCTTACCTAATGCTCAAATTCTGGTCGGCCTCGGGCAATCAAAGTAG
- a CDS encoding NTP transferase domain-containing protein yields MKRTVALILAAGKGTRMGGELPKPLIKLNQKPLLHHVLDTVKKIPNLHPAVVIGHQGEMIKESLPDFEGDFIEQGEPLGTGHALMVARGHLLKAQRILVLYADMPFVSAETLGGLLRVGESKTAEVVIGTVLIDGELFSDYGRIVRDQNNLVLRIVEKKNATPEELAIREVNAGFYCLDGDFVKNNIGRLRPNSVTNEYYLTDIVEVALKAGCKVETFEIPKNEAIGFNTQDQLAEFV; encoded by the coding sequence ATGAAGAGGACTGTAGCGCTGATTTTGGCGGCCGGAAAAGGGACGCGGATGGGTGGGGAGTTGCCGAAGCCGCTGATTAAACTTAATCAAAAACCGCTTTTGCACCATGTTTTGGACACCGTGAAAAAGATCCCAAATCTTCATCCGGCCGTGGTAATCGGGCACCAAGGGGAAATGATCAAAGAGTCTCTGCCCGATTTTGAGGGTGATTTTATTGAACAGGGTGAACCGTTGGGGACGGGCCATGCTTTGATGGTGGCGAGGGGTCATTTGCTGAAAGCGCAAAGAATTTTAGTGCTTTATGCGGATATGCCATTTGTATCCGCCGAGACGCTTGGGGGCTTGCTTCGAGTCGGTGAGTCGAAAACGGCTGAGGTAGTTATTGGCACAGTTCTAATCGACGGTGAGCTATTTTCTGACTATGGTCGGATTGTGCGTGACCAAAATAATCTCGTATTAAGGATTGTGGAAAAGAAAAATGCCACGCCCGAAGAGTTGGCGATTAGAGAAGTTAATGCCGGCTTTTATTGTTTAGACGGCGATTTTGTTAAAAATAATATTGGCCGGCTTCGGCCCAACTCGGTGACAAATGAGTACTACCTAACTGATATTGTCGAGGTTGCTCTTAAGGCCGGGTGCAAGGTGGAAACCTTCGAGATACCAAAAAACGAGGCGATTGGATTTAATACGCAAGATCAGTTGGCTGAATTTGTTTAA